In one Umezawaea sp. Da 62-37 genomic region, the following are encoded:
- a CDS encoding MFS transporter: MSGRVVPRTYALATATVAAGTSGYLVAAVLPDLATDLAVTTAQAGQSIGAFALAYALAAPVLAVATARWDRRTLLVVALLVTCLGNVAAAAADGLGALLAARVLTAVGAAATTPAATALAAQVNVADLRARAMAVVTGGLTAATVLGVPAGRLVADELGGHRPAFLLAALLCAAAALLVGLLAPTAPGDAPVNLGARLEVLRDRATLGLLVVSLLACLGTFTAYGYLSALVVDGDTDADLALVLLAFGVGGVIGNHLGGRAADRFGTRRPLVVTLTGCAVLLSSLGLLAHGLIGSVGLTVAAGVWGALFWAFNPPLFGALVQRDPARSGLLLGLNASFIYLGIAGAATLGGTVTDRIGISAVPLAAAVITLAAALAAAVSTRHRSGHRPAGRTSPRSAHGRPRLVAR, from the coding sequence ATGTCGGGCAGAGTCGTGCCGCGCACCTACGCGCTGGCCACCGCGACCGTCGCGGCGGGCACCAGCGGCTACCTGGTCGCGGCCGTGCTGCCCGACCTGGCCACGGACCTGGCCGTCACCACCGCCCAAGCCGGGCAGTCGATCGGCGCGTTCGCCCTGGCCTACGCACTGGCAGCACCCGTGCTGGCCGTGGCCACCGCACGGTGGGATCGCCGCACCCTGCTGGTCGTGGCGCTGCTGGTGACCTGCCTCGGCAACGTCGCCGCCGCGGCTGCCGACGGACTGGGCGCACTGCTGGCCGCACGGGTGCTCACCGCGGTCGGCGCCGCGGCGACCACACCGGCCGCCACAGCGCTGGCCGCACAGGTCAACGTGGCCGACCTGCGGGCGCGGGCGATGGCGGTGGTCACCGGCGGCCTGACCGCAGCCACCGTCCTGGGCGTACCCGCGGGCCGCCTGGTCGCCGACGAACTCGGCGGACACCGCCCGGCGTTCCTGCTCGCCGCCCTGCTCTGCGCGGCGGCGGCGCTGCTTGTCGGCCTGCTCGCCCCGACCGCGCCAGGCGACGCACCGGTGAACCTCGGCGCACGGCTGGAGGTCCTGCGCGACCGTGCGACGCTCGGCCTGCTGGTCGTCTCGCTGCTGGCGTGCCTGGGAACCTTCACCGCCTACGGCTACCTCAGTGCGCTGGTAGTCGACGGCGACACCGACGCCGACCTCGCCCTGGTGCTGCTCGCATTCGGCGTCGGCGGTGTGATCGGAAACCACCTCGGTGGCCGCGCCGCCGACCGCTTCGGCACACGCCGACCGTTGGTCGTGACGCTCACCGGATGCGCGGTTCTGCTCTCGTCACTCGGACTTCTCGCTCACGGCCTGATCGGCAGCGTGGGCCTGACCGTGGCCGCGGGTGTCTGGGGGGCGCTGTTCTGGGCCTTCAACCCGCCCCTGTTCGGGGCGCTGGTCCAGCGCGACCCCGCCCGCAGCGGACTGCTGCTCGGCCTCAACGCTTCCTTCATCTACCTCGGCATCGCCGGTGCCGCAACGCTCGGCGGCACGGTCACCGATCGCATTGGCATCAGCGCCGTTCCGCTGGCGGCCGCCGTGATCACCCTCGCTGCCGCCCTCGCCGCCGCTGTGTCCACCCGACACCGATCAGGGCATCGACCTGCGGGCAGAACATCCCCACGCTCAGCGCACGGTCGGCCGCGCTTGGTTGCTCGGTGA
- a CDS encoding DUF397 domain-containing protein: MTATLGRAGWRISSYSSNGESCVDVDFTASGVEIRHSQHPHGPRIEFTADEWTAWLDEVGGGVVTNDNGAVTVRTYDGGWLVTAMRTSHELRYTIAEIDAFRRGVLDGEFSRENALAATP; this comes from the coding sequence ATGACCGCCACACTGGGCCGGGCCGGATGGCGCATCTCGTCCTACAGCAGCAACGGCGAATCCTGCGTCGACGTCGACTTCACAGCTTCCGGTGTCGAGATCCGCCATTCGCAGCATCCCCACGGACCCCGCATCGAGTTCACTGCCGATGAGTGGACGGCGTGGCTCGACGAAGTCGGCGGCGGGGTCGTGACCAATGACAACGGAGCCGTCACAGTGAGGACCTATGACGGCGGGTGGCTGGTCACGGCGATGCGAACCTCTCACGAACTGCGCTACACGATCGCCGAGATCGACGCGTTCCGACGCGGCGTCCTCGACGGCGAGTTCAGCCGCGAGAACGCACTGGCAGCAACCCCATGA
- a CDS encoding DUF5753 domain-containing protein, with the protein MAVRDDGLARRWLVGVELANTRSDAPDAPKQAAVAAALGVSPALISHWEQGKYFPSDEQIRGWYELCRAPRSQADLLVELTTRPEGRSWLSRWNDVVPDRHFLRRYLGLEGFATRVSYYAPMVIPALLQTPEYAAGITGPSARVRPDQEKLLVDLRLHRQERILDGDLRLEAVIEEDVLSRPIGDAATMDGACRRLWELAHLPNCTVRIIPRSVGRHDGLEGRFTLAGFETSTGARQAGPVAYVEIPNDAVYVTKQDHVTAYTRSFESLMAAALSEAESFEAIEARFAV; encoded by the coding sequence GTGGCGGTCCGCGACGATGGACTCGCACGACGGTGGCTGGTCGGGGTCGAACTGGCCAACACCCGAAGTGACGCCCCGGACGCACCCAAGCAAGCAGCCGTCGCCGCGGCGTTGGGCGTGTCCCCCGCGCTGATCTCGCATTGGGAACAAGGCAAGTACTTCCCCAGCGACGAGCAGATCCGGGGCTGGTACGAGCTGTGCCGGGCTCCGCGCAGCCAGGCGGACCTCCTGGTCGAATTGACCACCAGACCCGAAGGGCGCAGTTGGCTCAGCCGTTGGAACGACGTCGTGCCCGATCGGCACTTCCTGCGCCGCTACCTCGGCTTGGAGGGCTTCGCCACGCGCGTCTCCTACTACGCGCCGATGGTCATCCCGGCCCTGCTGCAAACCCCGGAGTACGCCGCCGGCATCACCGGGCCCAGCGCCCGCGTGCGACCGGACCAGGAGAAGCTGCTCGTCGACCTGCGACTGCACCGCCAGGAACGCATCCTCGATGGCGATCTGCGTCTGGAGGCCGTCATCGAGGAGGACGTCCTGAGCAGGCCCATCGGCGATGCCGCCACGATGGACGGCGCGTGCCGTCGGCTGTGGGAACTGGCGCACCTGCCCAACTGCACCGTGCGGATCATCCCGCGCAGTGTCGGCCGTCACGACGGACTCGAAGGCCGGTTCACCCTCGCCGGGTTCGAGACCTCGACCGGTGCTCGGCAGGCCGGGCCGGTGGCGTACGTGGAGATCCCCAACGACGCCGTCTACGTGACGAAACAAGATCATGTGACCGCGTACACTCGTAGTTTCGAATCCCTGATGGCAGCCGCCCTCTCCGAAGCCGAGTCGTTCGAGGCGATCGAGGCCCGGTTCGCCGTGTGA